The Pelodiscus sinensis isolate JC-2024 unplaced genomic scaffold, ASM4963464v1 ctg87, whole genome shotgun sequence sequence ccccccccgcccatctaCCTCTTCCCACCGCCCCAGAGCTAGGAGAAAACCCAGGAATCTGAGCTGCCCACTCCACACCCGTCAGGCTGTTACCGGGCGTGACGGTCACCGAGATGGGCCGGCTGTTCTGGCTGCCGCTGGCACAGAAGAAGACCCCCGAGGCGTTCATGTGCGAGAGTTGAAGTGTGAGGATGGAGGTTTGGGTTTGGGTTCCTGGCTCAAACTGCAGCCCCAGCCaattcttaaatctctccagcaGGCTGCGGCTTGCCCCGGCCGTCGTCACTGTGTAAATCTCTTGTATCCCACCGCTGACACCAGCACAGCGCGGGTAGCGCGGGATCCACTTCCAGGTCAGTTGTGGTCCGGTCAGGTTGCAGGGGAGACTCACATTGGAGCCGGCTTCCACCGTCACCTCTTGGCCTGCAAACACCAGAGTTTGAGGGTGTCCTCCCCACGACAGAGCCAGCATGACCAACCCCCCTCAGTGggggctgagatgcagccagccctggggtgggacaAGGGGCTGATTGTGGAGCGTCCCCTCACCGTGCCCTgcgatgcggccacctctgggtcGGGCGCCTGGGTGACGACTGAACAGAAGTGCGGGAGAGGAAGTGAAGGGGGGGgacccagcagaagctgcaggggggggggtttAGGGGGGGATctccagctgggagggggagccttGGGCTTCACGCCCTGTTTGCAGACGGGTTCGTGGCCCCGGGCCCGACCCTGCTGCCCCATTtcctacagcccctccccccagcctggcttccTCCTTACCTTCCTGCGCCCCCAGGTCCCTCgctgccagcagggccagggccagaggcaggagcaggaggcgcATGGTGgtgcgggtgggggagggcgctggGGCGAGGGGTCTGCGGCCGTGGAGGGCGCctgcctctggggaggggcgctCACCCGGCGACTGGGAAGAGGAAGCCGGAGCCAGGCTCGCACAGGCTGTGACAAGGGGCCTTGTGCAAGCTCCTCTGGCTAGTTCCAACCCGCCTCCCCCCACggggcccagaacccaggagtccggcccCCCCGGGCATCctctgctctcaccactagcctGCACAGCCCGGGAAATGAGCCAGaaaccctgctccccccctttcctctcacccctcccttcccagagctgggggggaacccaggagtcctggctcatcccctcccccaccacgctCCGCGCCGCCCCCCAGTGGTCCAGGCTGGTGTGGCAGCCCTACATTGGTCATTCggggctgcttcccccccccccgcagggccctATGGGGATCGGCTACGCCCCCCGAGCTTCCAGCAGCCCCCCCACAGCCGGGGGCTGAGGGGAAACCGGCCCCACCTCGGCCCCCGACACCGGGTgagccccagagccaggagaCCAGAGGGGGTCTACACGAGTCCCTCCCTGCCGCTAATTCACGGCCTTGACAATATTGTAGGTCCTACAGGATGTGTGGGAAACGACCCCACGCAGGACGTGGACCAATGGGAACGGTCCTGATGCTTCCAAGGTCTGCAAACCGGGCGAGGGGCCCGCTTCTGGGCCTACCCTCCTGCAACCGATGGCGTAGGTCCTACATTATGTGTTGTAAACAAAGCCAGGTGTCGACCCGGCCGGTGTTTGTTAAGCAGGAAGGAAGGTTTCTGAGGGTTGAGGCAGCGGCGGGCCGGGGGCAGAGTGTCCAGGGAAATAGTGGTAGTGGGAATCTATCACAACTCCACAAACAATATTGTAGGTCCTACATTTTATATTGTAAATAAATGAAAGTATTCACTGGACCAAATGTAAATGTGTTGTTTGCAGTTTCACCGCCCTTCTGTGGGTAGAATAcagcgggagggggtgtctgCAGAGAGCTGCCCTCCATTATAGCCCACGGAAGGAAAATACTATAGGTCCTACATTATGTGTTGTAAACAATCCCAACTATTAACAGTAGATGCCACAAAATATTTCAAGGATTCTTGAAcccagaggaggaaggggagggattCCGTCTACCTGTGCCAGGGTCACTGTAGGTCCTACATTATGTAGGGTAAACAAGAGGATGTGGGTTGTGGTTACAGGTTGCCCCTTCCGCAAGCTCCAGCAGAGATGGGGTTGATACCAGTGGACGGGTCACAGCCCACGCCTGCCAGCGATGGTGACAATTATGTAGGTCCTACATTATCGAAAGTAAACACAGGCAGGtgagcaggcaggctgggggctgggaggggaggtttCTCAGGTGGCTGCAGTCCCGGGGGGCCTATAGGAGAGGAAAAGGGGGTTGAGAAAGCAGGCGGGAGACAGACCCCGTGTGGGGCCCAGGGTGCGCTACCCCCCCATAGGACTGGTACCTGGTGGCGGGGCCAGGGGCTGTCGGTGCGCGTAGCAGAGGGCCCCGACGGAGGCCGCGAGGAAGAGGCCGACGAGGCTGCAGCGCAGGGCCAGCGCCGTGCTTGACGAAGCCCCCGCGACTGGGGAGACAGACGCGTTTAGCGCCCCCTCACCTGGTGCTGGGAGGCAGCCACCTCCGGGGTAGGGAGGGAGCGGGGTGCAGGGGCTTGTCCAGGAATCCCGCACTCCCGCCACTCCCCAGCCCTACAGCGTGGCCGTTCTATGCGGCTGGTACCCAGCTGCCgcgccccagaggtggccgcattggGCAAGGGACAAATACGCACCTGGAGGGTTGGGGCTGGACCTGGGGGGGCGCGCCCCCCGGTCTAGCTCCAGGCAGTAGCTCCCAGAGCGGGGGGGATCCTCGGGCAGGCGGCAGCTCCACAGCCCCTTGTACTGGCCGGAGAAATCCTCCAGCGCCACCCTGTCTCCCCGCAGAATCCGAAGGGCCGTGGGATCCGACAGCGGTTTCCCATCGATCAGCCAcgtggcgccccctgctggggccgGGCGGGGTCCCTTCTCCCCACAGGGGGCGCAGGAGAGGGACACGCTCGCTCCCCTCCGGACGGGCCCCTCGGGAGCCCCTTGGACGGACGCCCCggccgggcagcctggggagagaAACCCACGAATGAGGGATCCAGTGAGGGACGCCCCCTGCTGGCCGGGCTGGCACCTGGccaattccttcccctccctgtgcctgAGCGAggaggaacccaggagtcctgcccccccactcctatCTATCTCATTCCCGCCCcccagagccgggagagaacccaggactccaggcgccccgccccacacccgTCAGGGCTGTTACCGGGCGTGACGGTCACCGAGATGGGCGTGCCGTTCCGGCTGGGGCTGGCGCAGAAGAAGACCCCCGAGGTGTTCATGTGGGTGGGTTGAAGCATGAGGAGGGAGCTTTGGGTCCCCTGCTCTAGCAGCAGCCGCAGCCaattcttaaatctctccagcaGGATGTGGCTTGCCCCGGCCGTCGTCTCTGCGTAAAGCTCTTGTATCCCACCGCTGACACCAGCACAGCGCGGGTAGCGCGGGAGCCACTTCCAGGTCACTTGCAGCCCGATCAGGTTGCAGGGGAGACTCACGTTGGAGCCGGCGTCTACGGTCACGTGTAGGCCTGCCAACACCAGAGTTTGAGGGGGTCCTCCCCACGAGGGAGGCAGCGTGAGACTCTCCTCTGTGGGGGCAGAGATGCAGCCACCCCGGTGTGGGACAAGGGGCTGATGGCAGGTTGCCCTGCCCTGAGatgcggccacttctggggtggggaACAGCTGAACAGAagtttgggacaggaagtgaagggcGTAGCCAgcagaagctggggggaggggcgcttacGGGGGGCGCTTTGGGCTTCACGCCCTGTTTGCAGGTAGGTCCACAGCCAAGACTGCTGCCCCATttcctacagcccccccccccagagtgagGGGGCGAGCTCCATAGCTGGGTTTCCCCCTTACCTTGCTGAGCCCCCAAGTCCCTCCcggccagcagggccagggccagaggcaggagagggaggcgcATGGTGGTGGGGTGAGGGGCCTGCGGCCGTGGAGTGCACCTGCTTCTGGGGAGGGGCGCTCACCCGGCTACTGAGAAGAGGAAGCCGCACCCACAGGGTGTGacaaggggttttgtgcaagatcctctAGTCCTACCCCCCACGGGGCCAGGAACCCAGGGCTCCGGGCCTGAGCCTGCTGTGGctttaaccactagcccccaccgcCAGCAAAATAACCCCAAACCGCTGTGTCGCCCCTACCCCCCttctttcccagggctggggagggaacccaggaatcctggctcatTGGCAACCGGCCTGCATTAGAggcagctgtggggtggggtgcaggggctggtcCTACGGCCGAGTGCTGCGATACCGCTCACTCTGGGGGCACAGCCGCTGCATCGAAGTCTGGGGCAGGCAGTAATGGGGAACCGAGGTCTGCTTGAACCCCGTCCCCACTGCTTGGACCTGGGCCCAAAGGGGCGGGGTCGGTGAGGACAAAGACGAGACACAAGAGGGGTGCAAGGGTGGAGTTTAATGCCGTAAGGTGTTAAAATCCTGTGGCAGAGAGTGCCACAGGTTAACAGCAACTGGTAGCTGCTTCCAGCGGAGTTTTCCATCCCCGGGGAGACAGGAGTGGTCCATTCAGATAACGATGGGGgtggtgatggggtgggggggtgtcagACAATAGTAGCATAGACCGTGGGCCCATCCGGGGGAGACAGGAAGCCATGAGCTGCTGGGGGGTGTGCCACTTCAGCGTAAAGGAGGGTGTTTGGGACCTGGGAAGAGAAGGGTAAAAAGATGGAGAGGCCcctgctactccagccctgccccccgactCTGCCGCTGGCCCTCgttcctgacccgcagcccctgcgTCCCTCACCTTCCCTTCCCCATTCAGGGGCACCAGGCATCTGTCGGTCGATTTGTCTCCAAGCCGTGGCTCTTCCAAGGGGGATAAACTGAGGCCAGGGGCCCCTTAGTGCaggatggagagaaggggaaaaaaaaatgaaaaaagggaagaagagagttggaggaggtgggggagaatcTAAATCCACCTGTGGAACTGTCCGCCGCTGGCTTCCCTCAGAGGGGAAAAAGCCAGGAAGGTTACAGGTCCAGCTgctcaggcaggggctgggggaatcCATTCTACACTCAGCTGAGGAGGTGGGATACaagggtagatgggcccagggGCCTGACCtttggtggcagcggtgggatacCAGGCTTGTGGGTGGGGTTTATTTCCCTGCCTCACCTGTTTCGGTCTCACGGTTCTTTGGATCCCGTCGGGACCTggaaggggggaagaaaggggaaggttcAAGATGAaaaggtttcctcctcccccctcctgagtccatccctctcccccacccaccttgGATTTTGCTCTGTGGATTCgtggctcttccccctcctccccccccgcacttAGTGCCACGGAAGGGGGGGGTACCCCTGCCTGGACTCCTGCCTCCCCGACTCACCTGACCCCCCTCTTTCTCCGCAGGCACCAAGCGGCCAGTCCCGCCGTGACTGGAACCAGAACGGAGGCCATGACCCAGGTCGCCCACTCGGTGCCGGAGCCTGTAACGGAGGCAGGTCAGAGCCGGCAGGGTGGCaccaggcagcgggggggaggggagggatagcgGGACCCCAACTTACCTGTGGCCCTCGCCCGGAGGGGGGGCGCCACGCAGAACTCAAAGCCCTGGGGGGGGCCGTTGCGGGGCTGGCATTCCCAGTGCCCCCAGGCCTTGCCGTGGGACGAGTCCAGCTCCacgacagccccctgctcccgcttGGTAGCCCAGGCCCGGTTGCCCAGGGGCTGGGAGTTGAGGCGCCAGCGGAAGGCCCGGAGCgagggctgcggggagcagggctggcagcagaggatCAGCGTGGAGAGGGGCcccggggaggaggagatggtgaGGTTGTTGCGGCAGCCtgtggggagaggcggggggtcaggagggggcgctgtggggagcagggcaggcgggaTCCTCTGTGACCCCAGatccagtggggggagggggactgtggGGGCAGCGTAGCAGGAAGTGCGTGTGTGGGGAGaatcaaagcaaaaaaaaaacgtGGTTCACCTCTGGAACTACCCGCCACAGGATTCTCCCcggcagggaaaggggaaggagggggagcccCCGTGACCCCCGCCTCACCTCCCTTCACCTCCAGCCGGATGGGGGGCTCGTTCCTGGTGGCCCCCAGGCAGGTGAAAGTCCCCGAGTCGCCCATGCGGAGGTCgcggagcagcagggagccccgggCCGAGGGGTGGGGGTCCAGCCGCCCCTTGAAACGCTCCAGGGAGGGCTCCAGCTGCGAGTCCAGGCGAGCGATTTCTAGCTGGTCCTCGGCCACGCCGGCGCATTCGGGGTATTGGGGGGACCAGACCCAGCGCAGCGGGGGGCCCGCGACCTCGCAGGGCAGCGCCAGCTCCGCGCCGGCCGGGTGCTCCTTCAGCCGCGGGAAGGACGCTGGGGGCGGGAAGAGGGTTAGCAAAGCCCCTCCCACCCatgccacagccccctccccggccctgccggGGCCCgactctgccccacagcctctcccgccccctccccggccctgccggtgcccctgactctgccccacagcctctcccgccccctccccggccctgccggtgcccctgactctgccccacagcctctcccgccccctccccggccctgccggtgcccctgactctgccccacagcctctcccgccccctccccggccctgccggtgcccctgactctgccccacagcctctcccgccccctccccggccctgccggtgcccgactctgccccacagcctctcccgccccctccccggccctgccggtgcccgactctgccccacagcctctcccgccccctccccggccctgccggtgcccctgactctgccccacagcctctcccgcccccagccctgccggtgcccctgactctgccccacagcctctcccgccccctccccagccctgccggtgcccctgactctgccccacagcccctgccccctcagccctgccagtgcccctgactctgc is a genomic window containing:
- the MPIG6B gene encoding megakaryocyte and platelet inhibitory receptor G6b isoform X3, which codes for MDSTIWVLLALLRPGPMWASFPRLKEHPAGAELALPCEVAGPPLRWVWSPQYPECAGVAEDQLEIARLDSQLEPSLERFKGRLDPHPSARGSLLLRDLRMGDSGTFTCLGATRNEPPIRLEVKGGCRNNLTISSSPGPLSTLILCCQPCSPQPSLRAFRWRLNSQPLGNRAWATKREQGAVVELDSSHGKAWGHWECQPRNGPPQGFEFCVAPPLRARATGSGTEWATWVMASVLVPVTAGLAAWCLRRKRGVRSRRDPKNRETETGPKHPPLR
- the MPIG6B gene encoding megakaryocyte and platelet inhibitory receptor G6b isoform X1 produces the protein MSQDSWVPPQLWEGRGERKGGEQGFWLISRAVQASGESRGCPGGPDSWVLGPVGGGGLELARGACTRPLVTACASLAPASSSQSPGERPSPEAGALHGRRPLAPAPSPTRTTMRLLLLPLALALLAARDLGAQEGQEVTVEAGSNVSLPCNLTGPQLTWKWIPRYPRCAGVSGGIQEIYTVTTAGASRSLLERFKNWLGLQFEPGTQTQTSILTLQLSHMNASGVFFCASGSQNSRPISVTVTPGCPAGASIQGAPEGPVRRGASVSLSCAPCGEKGPRPAPAGGATWLIDGKQLSDPTALWTLRGNKVTLEDFSGQYEGLWSCRLPGDPPRSGSYCLELDPGAPGIQPTRPPSPGHDPSPIPPVAGASWSTALALRCSLVGLFLAASVGALCYAHRQPLAPPPGPPGTAAT
- the MPIG6B gene encoding megakaryocyte and platelet inhibitory receptor G6b isoform X2 produces the protein MDSTIWVLLALLRPGPMWASFPRLKEHPAGAELALPCEVAGPPLRWVWSPQYPECAGVAEDQLEIARLDSQLEPSLERFKGRLDPHPSARGSLLLRDLRMGDSGTFTCLGATRNEPPIRLEVKGGCRNNLTISSSPGPLSTLILCCQPCSPQPSLRAFRWRLNSQPLGNRAWATKREQGAVVELDSSHGKAWGHWECQPRNGPPQGFEFCVAPPLRARATGSGTEWATWVMASVLVPVTAGLAAWCLRRKRGVRSRRDPKNRETETGAPGLSLSPLEEPRLGDKSTDRCLVPLNGEGKVPNTLLYAEVAHPPAAHGFLSPPDGPTVYATIV